The sequence AAGTAACCAGTGCCGCCAATCACTAGAGCAAAGCCACTAAGGTAAGCTAGTATTACCGGATCCCATAATTTAATCCTTTGGGCTATTGAGACGTAAAGAAAACCCGCTAAGGTCGAGCAGGCAGTTGCCAGCAATATAGGAATGAACACCATAGTCGGTTCCGGGGCACCTTGCTGAGAGCGGTACATAAAAATAGACATAGGCAAAAGAGTTACAGAGGAAGCATTTAGCACTAGAAAGAAGATCTGGGCATCAGATGCGGTGTCTTTGGACTTATTAATTGATTGAAGATCACTCATTGCTTTCAAGCCCAAAGGAGTTGCGGCATTATCAAGGCCTAGCATATTAGCCACCATATTCATGGTGATGGATCCAAGTGCCGGATGATTTTTGGGCACAGATGGCATAATTCGCTCGAAGAGTGGGGAAAGGCCTTTAGCAATGAGCTGGACTAATCCTGCTTTCTCCGCGATTTTCATCAGACCTAGCCATAAGCACATGATTCCTGTTAGCCCCAGAGCTATCTCAAAAGCGATATTTGCATATTTGAATAGGTTCTGGACAATATCATTAAAGATTCCAGAATTTCCTAAAACCAACCACTGGTATAGCGAGGCTATGAAGGCTAGTAGAAAAAATAGAAACCAGAGGATATTGAGCATGTCCTATGCTGATCTGCCGAAACAAAAAGGGAATGTTTTTTTTGGGTTGTAGAAAGCGTCTAAAAACCAAAGCCTTCAATAATGCCAGGCAGGACTTCTTGTATGCTCTCGGTGCCTTTTTTGATGATTTCTGCGCCTTTTTCTACGGTGTCCTCAACCGTGTCTTGAATTTCACCGATAAAAGCCTTTTGGAGTCTAGGTGAAAGATCTTCTTTGAAGGAGTCAGTTGTACCAGTAACCGTCATAGGAGGTGCTGCCCAGTGGTATTTTTCACGACTTATAGTGAAGACTTGGCTCTTAGCCCCGGGAACAAAACTAAGTAATCGATCGGTAGTGCCAACATCTAGCGAGCCATTTAATTGTTTGGAGGAAGCTGAGAGCGATCCCATTAGTTTGAGAATTTCATTTGACTCGAGTCGAATATTCTCAAGACGAAAATTTTCACTATCTTGGTAATCAAAATCTAATTGCGCTTTGTCAAGTTTAAGCCTTAGGAGATCATGTAGCTTTGTTAGATTATGAAGTTTTTGCAATGATGGAAGGCCTGTGATATAGCCTTGATTTAAATTTACCTTTCCCTGGATACTTAATGTTTCTTCCGCATGAATAAGCTTTCCATGGCTGTTGATGGTCCCACTTATATGGTCTTTCAGTGGATTGGGTAAGAGGTCATCACTTGGAAAATCTCCTATAGTGTAGTCAATGTTTGCAGAAATGACATCACTGAATTTAAGGTCACCTTTTACGAAGATCGTTCCTCCGTTTATTCCATTAGCTTTGGCCTCTATAATCTTGAACTCTGGAATGTCTACAAGGAGGCGGTAATAATCCATCATGAGAGAGGAATGGGTGACGTAAGAAGGTGTATTAACCTTTCCTCCATATCCTCTAGCCTCCCAAGAACCGTTATCTTTAGGGACGAGTGATAGTTTAGATTGCTTAAGAGTTCCGTAACGGATTGTCGGAGGGTTATCCTTCGAAGGCATGGCCCAACTAAGATTTGTGTCTTCTATGATGACTTCTTTAATTTTAAGCTTTGTCGGGAGTAGAAAGGCTATTGGAAAGTTGCTGGAAAGGCCTGTAATGGCTGAGTGGTCGAGTTCATTTTTGGGTTCAGCGTTAAGGCGGATATTTAATGTGCTTACTTGGATTTTTTCGATTTCCCACGTGCGAAA comes from Verrucomicrobiota bacterium and encodes:
- a CDS encoding nucleoside recognition domain-containing protein, which codes for MLNILWFLFFLLAFIASLYQWLVLGNSGIFNDIVQNLFKYANIAFEIALGLTGIMCLWLGLMKIAEKAGLVQLIAKGLSPLFERIMPSVPKNHPALGSITMNMVANMLGLDNAATPLGLKAMSDLQSINKSKDTASDAQIFFLVLNASSVTLLPMSIFMYRSQQGAPEPTMVFIPILLATACSTLAGFLYVSIAQRIKLWDPVILAYLSGFALVIGGTGYFLNQLPQEEMNRQSTLIGNLLLFSIVMTFLIAGFTQKVPLYETFVEGAKEGFTIAIKIIPYLVAMLIAIACLRASGLLDGILHIIKSGVTTIGWDTSFVDALPTALIKPFSGSGARGMMLETMQNHGVDSLPAVMATIIQGSTETTFYVIAVYFGSVGITKTRYAIPGGLFAEVAGVVAAILIGYWFFGQ